In [Leptolyngbya] sp. PCC 7376, a genomic segment contains:
- a CDS encoding energy transducer TonB — MLRAKKKELTAMGEFRHPFGLVGGLAFSFIVHGGLIGLYVAIASTRQELKQKQVELQPIEVVLWQEEVLTPSPSPVPPDSPLAPTSQPQQAIAEPQSSPTPSRQTSQNSSSARSKSPATQTPSTTQNRRSPSPQPFPNPAPTKKQTVSPSPSPSRVPTPTPPSVPTPSPPASATPTPSPKPASPSPRPSPPSPKPVPASPVPSPPAPSPKPSPSPRPPSSASPPAPRPAPPAPRPAPPPPAPPPPAPAPINCVQGCGDRRGDLNGQSGVVIVRVEISQSGSVVAASIVSSSGNGALDNKAIAAARQMRFSAHNLAGNQSRQVRINLGS, encoded by the coding sequence GTGCTTAGAGCTAAAAAGAAAGAGCTGACTGCAATGGGGGAATTTCGCCATCCTTTTGGGCTGGTGGGTGGTTTGGCGTTTTCTTTTATTGTCCATGGTGGATTGATTGGTCTCTATGTGGCGATCGCTTCAACTCGACAAGAACTAAAACAAAAACAAGTGGAGCTACAACCTATTGAGGTGGTGTTGTGGCAGGAAGAAGTTTTGACCCCTTCTCCTTCGCCAGTTCCACCAGACTCTCCCCTCGCTCCGACATCTCAACCGCAGCAGGCGATCGCCGAACCACAATCCTCGCCAACTCCTTCCCGACAAACATCTCAGAACTCCAGCTCTGCTCGCTCTAAATCTCCTGCGACACAGACACCTAGTACCACTCAGAATCGGCGATCTCCATCCCCGCAGCCATTCCCTAATCCAGCTCCAACAAAAAAACAGACTGTTAGTCCTAGCCCCTCACCATCCCGAGTGCCAACGCCAACACCTCCCTCGGTACCGACTCCATCACCTCCAGCCTCAGCCACTCCGACCCCTTCACCAAAACCAGCTTCTCCATCTCCAAGACCCAGTCCTCCCTCGCCTAAGCCTGTTCCTGCTTCGCCAGTACCAAGTCCACCAGCACCATCACCGAAGCCCTCTCCATCACCACGTCCTCCAAGTTCAGCTTCTCCGCCTGCGCCTAGACCCGCTCCACCAGCACCTCGTCCTGCTCCTCCGCCACCAGCTCCACCTCCACCGGCTCCCGCACCAATTAATTGCGTTCAAGGTTGTGGCGATCGCCGTGGTGATCTCAATGGCCAAAGTGGCGTGGTGATCGTGCGTGTGGAAATTAGTCAGTCCGGCTCAGTTGTTGCAGCCAGTATTGTCTCTTCCAGTGGGAATGGCGCTCTCGATAATAAGGCGATCGCTGCCGCTCGACAGATGCGATTTAGCGCCCATAATTTGGCTGGAAATCAATCTCGCCAAGTCAGAATTAATCTTGGGTCTTGA